A region of the Mytilus trossulus isolate FHL-02 chromosome 11, PNRI_Mtr1.1.1.hap1, whole genome shotgun sequence genome:
CtggtttttatttataattagcttgaatattattatagatggagattaactgtaaacagcagttATGTACAGCACAATATgacctacaaataagtaaacatgatcaaaaatggtcaattgaccctgtaggagttattgcccttttacagtcaattttcaaaaaattttgtaaatttttacaaaatattttccactgtaactactgggccaattgCAAGTTCTTTATAGATAGATTTATAAAAGGCAGCAAGAATGTTcggtaaagtaagatctacaaacacattatcatcaccaaaacacaattttgtcatgaatccatctgtgtcctttgtttaatatgcacgtagaccaaggtgagcgacacagtctctttagcatgtttagagcctctagtttattattgttacaaatcaatgtaaccgtagccagtgcctacAAATTATTCAGCATGTTCAAAATCGTCAGTCAATTTCATATGAGTTTTTGTCCTTGAAatccattttgataaaaataaagagatgtggtatgattgccaataagagaAATATCCACCAAActtcaaataaagtggatgtaagcaattataggcaaccgtacggccttcaacaatgagaaaaacccataacgTATGGttgactataaaaggccccgacatgaaaaatatgaaacaattccaTTGAGAAaacttatttataacaaaacaatctacgaaaaacaaatacgacAGACATAAAGCAATGACAACCACTGAcctacaggttcctgactttggacaggcacttaacaagaatgtgtcgaGGTTAAACATGGTTGTGAGtgctcaaccctcccctaacccaTTTTAcccatttttatacgaccgcaaattttgaaaaattttcgtcgtatattgctatcacgttggcgtcgtcgtcgtccgaatacttttagttttcgcactctaacttaagtaaaagtgaatagaaatctatgaaattttaatgcaaggtttatgaccataaaaggaaggttggtattgattttgagagttttggtcccaacattttaggaattagtggccaaaaagggcccaaataagcattttcttggttttcgcactataactttagtttaagttaatagaaatctatgaaattttgacacaaggtttatgatcaCAAAAGAAagtttgggattgattttgggagttttggtttcaacagtttaggaattaggggccaaaaaagggcccaaataagcattattcttggttttcgcacaatgaatttagtttaagtaaatagaaatcaatgaaatttgaacacaatgtttatgaccacaaaaggaagattggtattgattttgggagtttaggtcccaacagtttaggaattaggggccaaaaagggacccaaataagcatttttcttggttttcgcaccataatgttagtataagtaaatagaaatctatgaaatttaaacacaaggtttaataccataaaaagaaggttggtagtgattttgggagttttggtcccaacagtttaggaaaaaggggcccaaagggtccaaaattaaactttgtttgatttcatcaaaattgaataattagggttctttgatatgccgaatctaactgtgtatgtagattcttaacttttagtccctttttcaaattggtctacattaaggtccaaagggtccaaaattaaacttagttcaaaaaatgaatcggttgggttctttgatatgttgaatctaaaaatgtacttagattcttgattattggtccagttttcaagttggtccaaatctgggtccaaaattaaactttatttgatttcatcaaaaattgaataaatggggttctttgatatgccaaatctaactgtgtatgtagattcttccatttgtggtcccgttttcaaattggcctacattaaggtccaaagggtccaaaattaaactaagttttattttttaaaaaaataaattcttgggcctctttgatatgctgaatctaaacatgtacttagttttttgattatgggcccagttttcaagttggtccaaatcaggatctaaaattattatattaagtattgtgcaatagcaagtcttttcaattgcacagtattgtgcaatggcaagaaatatctaatttcacaatcttgtgaaatagcaattttttttttaattagagttatctttctttgttcagaatagtaagcaagaaatatcttattgcaagaaatttttttaattggagttatctttctttgtccagaatcaacttaaatctttgttatatacaatatacaatgtatattcactttttactaccaactgataaatttaaataatctttaccattcagtgataacaagcagtttttttacatcttaatattttatgatgtatttagatgagtagttattgttgcaaactccattagaatattttaattgagattagttttggaataagggaaagggggatgtgattaaaaaattaggttcaatttttctcatttgaaatttcataaataaaaagaaaatttcttcaaacatttttttgagaggattaatattcaacagcatagtgaattgctctaagagaaaacaaaaatttaaagttcattagaacacattcattctgtgtcagaaacctatgctgtgtcaactatttaatcacaatccaaatttagagctgaatccagcttgaatgttgtgtccatacttgccccaaccgttcagggttcaacctctgcggtcgtataaagctacgccctgcggagcatctggttttgtatttttgtgaaaacatAATTGATAGAGAGAAATTGAATATAGAGAACGATATAATCCATGAGAGACCCTCATCATTAAACTTCTGTTGAGAGGACATAATCGATCTATTTAGTGGAAAGTGAAGTTAAAGGATAATTCTGGCTTCTTTTCATTCTTCCTGAGAAGCTCAGGTATGAATTACGCCTCATATGAATTAAGGAACAAGTTTTCGAGAAAAAGAACTCAGTTGGTTCCCATGGGAATGCCAATTATGTGTTGGAAAACATGTCCAtcaaatgtaacaaatatgtCGTCAATCTAAAAATAAAGCATCTTGATGTCAGTTtgagagaattttttgtttgaatcattGATTTTTTACAAAGCGCAATTTATCCCTTCCTAAGACAAGACACATTGTATCTATGTTTCccattctttttaatgaaacaaagcAGGACcaattctttcaatttgtcATTTAGTTTTGAACGTGAAATACTTGTTTACTGGGTAGGAAAGTCAAAtgatttaatacatgtactattcCAAGATGAAATAGTCTTAGATTATATGTACTTTAATGGGCAATAacttgagtttccaagtgaattgtcaatacctattTCAATTATCAACCAACTTAATAATATGTAATgtaatttacacaaaaaaaggtTATTGCTTTGGGCATTATCTGCAGGGAGAACAAGCTATTTTTCATGGAGGTAGGACATAAGTCATTCAATtttgtgtttgagttttttgCAACATGATAATTTTCACAATCTGTCAACGTCCCATATACAGTTGGTATTATAATCAAGTCCTTTTGAGGGCAATGAAGGACATTTTGTAGAAGACCTCACCAGTTATGTGAGTAAcctcattatacatgttataacactgtttaaagtcatatgaaacttcaattaaaaaaaaatgatgcatatgtttttttataactaaatggctagtttttattataaaacttatgtacatatacttttttccaaatttagaagaaatttactttttaattattggcTTCCCAGACAATAATTTGccgacatttttttttcgtatgCAGTTACCTGAGCGTTACctttctcgtaaaaatccggtgatcgcaatacgcaagTGCGAAGTGGAAAACCAAATCAGCAGAGAGAGTCAACAAACGTAAACATCGCTCCgtcatcaaaataaacaatatcttATTGTACATCGTAACATGTTATACACGTGCTTAGCTCAAAATCCATGCTTCGttgttaattgtttacaaaggtgacaatcggtaaacttcggcttcaaaacacgaccattaattagattcattttcacaacaacactgaccaagtgacataattttttgacaattatACGTTATGGATgcgtaaaaaataataaaatcctgcacagaagactaagtttatgatatatgcatacattggttcaagaattggattaacattatttttcactggCCACTcatttcatatgactttaaaaatgataaattagtattgacatgtttttttttcagtttcctGTGTCAGACctattaaagaaaaacattctTTTATTACAGATAGGGATTGAATGCAAGAAGCAGATTCAAAGCTATGTGAAAGATGTTTCAGATGATGCCTGTGGACATATACGATCTGAATACttcatttcaaatacaaaagatGATGATGTTGTATTCCAGAGAATAAAACAGGACATCTTAAACTTAGCCAGAGGAATGAAATCGTGGAATAAAGAATATCCATTGAAATTTATTCAACTGGAAAAATGTCTTCAAGAGAGGAAGAAAGGGTTATCAGTTCCAATTATAACCTTAAAAGAACTTGAGCAAATCTCTCTTGAAACACCAATGCCAATGAATGCTGAAGAACTaatgttgtttttgaaatttcaccACGAAATCAGAGCTATAGTTTATTTTGAGGATCTTCCCGAATTCATCATCCTAGATACACAATGGTTGTCTGATGCATTTAAATGTATAGTTACCGCGGAGAAATTTCAATCAGATGTAAGCAGACATAGAATTAAGgaaaaattgaaagatttaaaTATTAGAGGAATATTACATAGTGCGGTTTTAGATGATATCTTTAGAgatgaaaaaacaattttgtataaatatgatCAACATAAAGATGATATCCTGAATATTATGGAAAAGTTTGATATTATTATACCTGCAACCAGAGAAGGTGCTGATGAAAAACCTTGCTACTATGTTCCTTGCATGGTCAAATCAAAACCAGAATATGACATATATGAGATGTTTAATGTAACCAACAAAACATGTCAGAAATCCACCTGGTTATGTTTCAAGTTCAGGTTTCTACCACCCCATCTAATTAATCATTTGATTGCCTCACTGAGTAGGAAGTTTAAAGTGGCAGAGGTGGATGCAACTGAACAGGAGAAAAGTCCAATTGCTTTTTTCAGAGGTACTGTTGTCTTTGAATTACAGAAAGCAACAAAGTTAAGAAAACTAATTTTAATGGCATGTCcgaattttattcaaattcaggttttggaatttaaaaaagaaattaaaagaggTATGTACAAATACATTGCTGCCTTTTTGACAGAGGAAATAATCAAGATAATAGATACAAGATTCAAGATGTCAAAtgtaaaatttgagaaaaagtGGAAATGTGGTCTTAACAAACCAGAGTCTGTTACAGGATTACATGACTTTAGTGAAAAACAGATTATAGAATATCATTGTGAGAAATGTAAAGCAATCCACAGGTTCACTGGTGAATGGTCAGATCTACAAAATGAATCACTATGTGTAagtgaaatatttgaatattacatAGAAACATTTGATTGTTATTCTCTCCAGAGAAATTCATAAAAGACACCATATATGTTTATAGACAATAGTGACATCCTAAGTTTATAACAGAtcttaaaatactttttaaatcaaaaccttgCATACAAATGTCATATGGTTAAAACTTCTGTCTTGGATTTATCCACAACCCTTGATCTCTTATTTATAGTTAAACCTCTCCAATGAcaataatattgatatttagtttttctgATTAGGTTTTAATGTTTCGTTTACCATTTGTGATAACTAACTATACCTTGCATCTATGatgacaaaatttcatttcAGCCTGACAACATGACGAACATACCATATGAGTCTATTGAATCTTTGTCgtaaacacaatatatttacTTACAAGGCTCTTAATCCTTTATTGTAtctaattaacttttttttctgattctGTTAAAtatcattgacgtatattccaaatgtagaaaaataagtATTCTCGCATTTAAGTGACAAAAAGAATGTAAGCCTTATCTTAGTAATAATGGTCATGTTTCAGTGACTTATGAAGTTTTAATGTGGCTTAAAGGGAAaattcgcaaaaaaatcaaaatttgacatTATGTTCATCCTAAATATTTGGGGTTCATCGGGGttaaatgtattagtttgtgattaggtcattTTATGGGGAAACACTGCGGGAAGTTAATGATAACTGATATGCTGTTGTATAAGCGTTGGCATATCTCATTCCCAGGGGGATTATTTGGCCtggccccctcagtcatggtctattgactttgaaacttttgcttaggtTTTcgtgtattagtttgtgataagTCAGTTTATGGAGAACCACTAGTGATAGGTCAATGATagttggtatgcagttgtaaaagcattggcatatctcattaccatggagattatttaGACCTGCCCCCTCAgttatggtctattgactttgaaattttgtttcatttacatgtattagtttgttttTAAGTTGTTTAAAGGGAACTACTTACCAATTCAGAGAACAAttaaaggtctttccacaaaaaacaagtattttgatatgaaaatagtAAAGTCATTAACagcgtcaaatgatagcttataGTACGccgattccaaaaatatatggttcctttacaatattttttaaataagggagataattagtTTTTTCCGGTTACTATAAacattcaaaaattttaaaaaaatagctacttccggtttacacagGGTCATTTCCGGTTCCTTTTTTACATGACATATGGCTTGCAACTTAATGCAAAAGAGTCCCATGGCTTTATCATGCATGCATAtaaggtaaaagcaaaggtcaaaatatgaccttgagctcaatttcaaggtcataaacaaaggacctcaaatcaaaagaccccaggtcttaattatatttgttaaatgagttatatcacatatttttaaatacaagaggggagaaaactctaAATTAATGTTAGCGTAGtatgtgttacgacatgtcgcaactatcAATTAAGTAAGAATATGTGTCGATATCTTATTTTGTGTTTGAaaagaagtgaaaataagccaaaatccaaatttagaaatgaccttgacctttgaccttgaccctattttcttttcttttttggaCAAGGACCTCACATCATGCacatcaaaagaccctaggtctgtatcACTTATGGGTAACCAATTACAActacatttttgttattaaaaatacaaaaggggaaataactcccatATGTTATCTCTGGACCGCTTcagtcaaaattatttttaagatcCTGAGGTTGTAACGAGCAAATtggtgaaataattttgtcgtaatctttaacggttgcgaaggagatttttacacaagaaaaaacagtgtttggggagataactcttactcTTATAACAAGTGTTTTGCTTAACAGagtcaatttcaaaattgtaataaCTATTCGATAATCGATATCATACACAAAAAATCTAAGcaacatcttgcgaaacaaaaaagcACTGACAGAAAATAGTggcagaagaagaaaaaattaaaaataatattaataaggCCACACCAATGTAATTTCTTGTTCTGCGGATTTTTGGACTCAAAAAGTTGGGGTGAGCGagcaatttgaaaattttattaaaaaaatatattatttgcaaatttttgaggcgaagcttgaaaagtaaaggcgagcgtttatacatttttttggcaaacagaaaatagtaggttttgacaatattaaaacttgatttatcacttgtactttgacatttatttaatttctgaagtattttttccctgttcaccaagaaataattaaatctggtctatgtatgtgtgactgacaatgagacaattctccattcaagtcataatcagttttggggcaaccccttaatgttataaatatcccttttacatgttttatgatggatcaatataagttataatatatttgtttgtacaaaagggctcatattttctcaaagaactatatatctatctggtattaaatggtcaaaacatgtccaagaattttgtaatattcctggactttaccAATGAtaaattaacacatttactttaatagtttaatattattcaaaataagtcaTGTAAGTGGACTcctcttttagaaaaagttgtttaaaatatgatgtaacTCTCCTCTCTTTGAGtacaaaattctaagttttcaaaggttttgtatagaagaactatacaaatccttggtatttctattttcttttctagatcagtaaaatgaccccttgtcTGAAGGAAGGTTGTTCTTAACCTGATTATAACAAAcacaggtcaaagtacggccttttacacagggCTTTCATAcagaccaaacagcaagctatataggaccccaaaattattagcgtacacaattcgaacaggaaa
Encoded here:
- the LOC134691471 gene encoding uncharacterized protein LOC134691471; translation: MMEKSKVDLHDKEEYAKLLLWDFAGDEEFYHTHQTCLSQDAIYLVVTKLNEADDKNAQEMFQLWMNSIHCYCRLDDQEKNPGSFTAKKDESTETQETNMLDPPVILVGSHKDKVRLSKGEKIGIECKKQIQSYVKDVSDDACGHIRSEYFISNTKDDDVVFQRIKQDILNLARGMKSWNKEYPLKFIQLEKCLQERKKGLSVPIITLKELEQISLETPMPMNAEELMLFLKFHHEIRAIVYFEDLPEFIILDTQWLSDAFKCIVTAEKFQSDVSRHRIKEKLKDLNIRGILHSAVLDDIFRDEKTILYKYDQHKDDILNIMEKFDIIIPATREGADEKPCYYVPCMVKSKPEYDIYEMFNVTNKTCQKSTWLCFKFRFLPPHLINHLIASLSRKFKVAEVDATEQEKSPIAFFRGTVVFELQKATKLRKLILMACPNFIQIQVLEFKKEIKRGMYKYIAAFLTEEIIKIIDTRFKMSNVKFEKKWKCGLNKPESVTGLHDFSEKQIIEYHCEKCKAIHRFTGEWSDLQNESLCISKEEFNFTKMGMIVLNILADVLYDLLKQDKPNLPLRSDCDITYLYSEHRYINKHIPSNSSNRRCPPGPWGGKWQDIQNTDIAIGDDIERIRLTRNELQHSRTFNLDDNRYIELCNIIGHLLKRFDQNIKPVSLYTDRLNETLAKTCSEEEVISIENEI